In one Alnus glutinosa chromosome 14, dhAlnGlut1.1, whole genome shotgun sequence genomic region, the following are encoded:
- the LOC133856765 gene encoding uncharacterized protein LOC133856765 codes for MRLNPAKCAFGVSSGKFLGYLVSQRGIEVNPEKVRAVLEMQPPRTTKQLQQLTGRTVALNRFILRSTDKCLPFFKILKKAFVWDSKCEEAFGNLKEYLMNPPLLSRPVEGEVLYMYLAVSSSTVSSALVWEEKGIQKLVYFTSRALRGAEERYPRIEKLAFALIVSARKLRPYFQAHAIRVLTEYPLKKVLQKPDLSGRLVNWAVELGQFDIEFHPRTAIKGQALANFFLEFCNTPEPRDPAQHPLWVVYVDGSSQCQRSGVGVILESLQKQKFQYAIKLDFTTTNNEVEYEAVLAGLAIAREVGALDVEIRSDSQVVIGQISGEFATQGDRLAIYLEKVHDLQSSFRTMTVTKIPRERNVQADALAKAGSATDQEIAKMKRQVLVQPNLSIDKSQCVMQVAREREPEPEWASDVIRYLRSGELPSHKEQAHKVKLQAARYTMVDDMLYRRGYSHPLLKCLSALEANYVLREIHEGVCGNHSGGRMLDIKAVRAGYYWPTMTRDSMEFVRSCDKCQRFARVMKNPPKRLTSVLSPWPFSKWGGGLGRSDAMREGEKEVFGGGCRLLHKVGGS; via the coding sequence ATGAGGTTAAACCCGGCTAAGTGCGCCTTCGGGGTCTCGTCCGGTAAATTCTTGGGATATTTGGTGTCCCAGAGGGGCATAGAGGTGAACCCTGAAAAAGTCCGAGCGGTGCTGGAAATGCAACCACCGAGGACCACGAAACAATTACAGCAACTGACCGGACGTACAGTGGCCTTGAACCGATTCATTTTGAGGTCTACCGACAAGtgtcttcccttctttaaaatccTGAAGAAGGCATTTGTGTGGGATTCGAAGTGCGAAGAGGCTTTTGGGAATCTAAAGGAGTATTTGATGAACCCTCCTCTTTTGAGTCGACCAGTGGAAGGAGAGGTCCTCTATATGTACTTGGCTGTATCATCCTCAACGGTCTCCTCAGCTCTCGTCTGGGAAGAGAAGGGTATACAGAAGCTGGTGTACTTCACGAGCAGAGCACTCCGCGGAGCGGAAGAGAGATACCCGAGGATAGAAAAGTTGGCATTTGCCCTGATTGTGTCCGCCCGGAAACTGAGGCCTTACTTCCAGGCGCATGCCATCCGGGTACTAACTGAGTACCCCTTGAAGAAGGTCCTCCAGAAACCAGACCTGTCGGGTAGGCTGGTCAACTGGGCAGTGGAACTCGGGCAATTCGACATTGAGTTCCATCCGCGAACGGCGATCAAGGGTCAGGCACTGGCCAATTTTTTCCTTGAATTTTGCAATACTCCAGAGCCCCGGGACCCAGCGCAGCATCCACTATGGGTAGTTTACGTGGATGGCTCCTCTCAGTGCCAACGAAGCGGTGTGGGAGTGATACTGGAGAGCCTGCAGAAGCAGAAGTTCCAGTATGCCATCAAATTGGACTTCACCACGACCAATAATGAGGTAGAGTACGAAGCGGTACTGGCGGGCCTGGCAATTGCGCGGGAAGTAGGGGCCCTCGATGTTGAAATACGGAGCGATTCACAAGTGGTCATTGGCCAGATCTCGGGAGAATTTGCCACACAAGGAGACCGACTGGCCATATACTTGGAAAAGGTGCATGACCTACAATCTAGTTTCAGGACTATGACGGTCACGAAGATCCCTCGCGAAAGAAATGTTCAAGCGGATGCGCTGGCTAAGGCTGGTTCCGCGACCGACCAAGAAATTGCAAAAATGAAGCGGCAAGTGCTGGTTCAACCCAACCTATCGATTGACAAGAGTCAATGTGTGATGCAGGTGGCCCGAGAGAGGGAACCGGAACCCGAATGGGCCTCGGACGTAATTAGGTACTTAAGAAGCGGGGAGCTACCCAGTCATAAAGAACAGGCCCATAAAGTGAAACTACAGGCTGCACGCTACACGATGGTGGACGACATGCTGTATAGAAGGGGATACTCACACCCTCTACTGAAGTGCCTCTCGGCTCTGGAGGCCAACTATGTGCtaagggaaattcatgaaggagtTTGCGGGAACCACTCGGGGGGAAGAATGCTGGACATCAAGGCGGTGAGAGCCGGGTATTACTGGCCCACGATGACGCGGGACTCGATGGAGTTCGTCCGGAGTTGTGATAAATGTCAGCGGTTTGCCCGGGTGATGAAGAACCCGCCCAAGAGACTCACGTCGGTCTTGTCACCTTGGCCGTTCTCTAAGTGGGGGGGTGGACTTGGTCGGTCCGATGCCATGCGGGAAGGGGAAAAAGAGGTTTTTGGTGGTGGCTGTCGACTACTTCACAAAGTGGGCGGAAGCTGA